One genomic region from bacterium encodes:
- a CDS encoding TetR/AcrR family transcriptional regulator — translation MSLTPTAPLGRRERKKLEVRARIYAAARELFAKQGFDATTVDEIAHTADVAPATFFNHFHSKQALLSLMTAEVVDHLHAMTVESLVGEGDAILRLRRFIDRAAKDISENRDPARETLLEFIRLDGTPAGPHPYLERLFEPFVDLLADGQKEGCVRDDHPAPFLSQMIVGMLNSAITSWLANPDFPVEEGLHAASDFAIETLRPR, via the coding sequence ATGTCGCTGACGCCGACCGCGCCCCTGGGACGCCGAGAGCGCAAGAAGCTCGAGGTCCGCGCCCGCATCTACGCCGCCGCCCGCGAGCTCTTCGCGAAGCAGGGCTTCGACGCGACGACCGTCGACGAGATCGCTCACACGGCGGACGTCGCCCCGGCCACGTTCTTCAACCACTTCCACAGCAAGCAGGCGCTCCTCTCGTTGATGACCGCGGAGGTGGTCGATCACCTCCACGCCATGACCGTCGAGAGTCTCGTCGGCGAGGGGGACGCGATCCTGCGGCTGCGGCGCTTCATCGATCGGGCAGCCAAGGACATCAGCGAGAATCGCGACCCGGCGCGAGAGACGCTGCTCGAGTTCATCCGGCTCGACGGAACCCCGGCCGGACCCCACCCCTACCTCGAGCGCCTCTTCGAGCCCTTCGTCGACCTGCTCGCCGACGGCCAGAAGGAGGGCTGCGTGCGCGACGACCATCCCGCGCCCTTCTTGAGCCAGATGATCGTCGGAATGCTCAATTCGGCGATCACGAGCTGGCTGGCCAACCCCGACTTCCCGGTCGAGGAAGGCCTCCACGCCGCCTCCGACTTCGCGATCGAGACCCTTCGGCCGCGCTGA